In Sphaeramia orbicularis chromosome 5, fSphaOr1.1, whole genome shotgun sequence, a genomic segment contains:
- the inka2 gene encoding PAK4-inhibitor INKA2 isoform X1 — protein sequence MEQQLSKPECKNMDACLRRLKQELLSMKEAGDGLHAQMDSMMGALQELKLLQVQTALENLDISGRPINRGLPHPAPQAPPNVPTVTASASGKDLGTCFSHDMLEEPKPSPVPSPRPSLGSRNTISGDERSLSQNRSSLGTSSTSSSSLESESESGRSARSENDLESIPRRWSGYTAPQVDFYGPVVGNPPPEPYPHPQPPCRAQAVDLPGILYSLSREGPSLDSEYSQESADDGSDWTSSLMSRSRNRQPLVLGDNVFADLVGNWLDLPEVEREEGEEEERKKRREERITDGGADRPDTPAHPLRLSRSQEICRKFSLTTNIFKKFLRSVRPDRDKLLKERPGWMAPELPEGDLSKRPKKVAAKGSKGSFYLPFWANGQQGKGRPCPHLAEAERNHHPQHHLPQIHHQPFAGIYLDRRQLQTGLEKMQPLFDYNTAVWV from the coding sequence CTGTCTATGAAAGAAGCTGGAGATGGCCTCCACGCTCAGATGGATTCAATGATGGGAGCTCTACAGGAACTTAAGCTTCTTCAAGTTCAGACTGCGCTCGAAAACCTTGATATTTCTGGTCGGCCCATTAACCGAGGACTCCCACATCCTGCTCCACAAGCTCCTCCCAACGTGCCAACTGTAACGGCTTCTGCTTCAGGGAAAGACCTCGGGACGTGCTTTAGCCACGACATGCTAGAGGAGCCCAAACCAAGTCCCGTGCCAAGTCCTAGGCCATCTCTGGGGAGCAGAAACACCATCAGTGGAGATGAGCGCAGCCTATCCCAAAACAGAAGCAGCCTCGGAACCTCATCCACTTCATCCTCCAGCCTagagagtgaaagtgaaagtggaaGAAGTGCAAGAAGTGAGAATGACCTGGAGTCTATACCCAGGCGCTGGTCTGGATACACTGCTCCACAGGTGGACTTTTACGGACCAGTCGTGGGAAACCCTCCACCGGAGCCCTACCCTCATCCGCAACCTCCGTGCCGGGCTCAGGCGGTCGACCTGCCAGGGATCCTGTACAGCCTGTCCAGAGAGGGTCCCTCTTTAGACAGTGAGTATTCCCAGGAGAGTGCAGACGACGGCAGCGACTGGACCTCTTCACTCATGAGCCGCAGCCGTAACCGGCAGCCTCTAGTGCTGGGTGACAATGTCTTTGCAGACCTCGTGGGAAACTGGCTAGACCTGCCCGAGGTGGAGAGGGAAGAAGGGGAAGAAGAAGAgcggaagaagaggagggaggagaggataACAGATGGAGGGGCGGATAGACCGGACACCCCTGCTCATCCTCTACGCCTCAGTCGCTCACAGGAGATCTGCAGGAAGTTCTCACTTACTACAAACATCTTTAAGAAGTTTCTACGCAGCGTTCGGCCAGACAGGGACAAGCTGCTGAAGGAGCGACCTGGCTGGATGGCCCCCGAGCTGCCAGAGGGGGACCTGTCCAAAAGGCCCAAGAAGGTCGCTGCTAAAGGTTCAAAAGGCAGTTTCTACTTGCCATTCTGGGCAAATGGACAGCAGGGCAAAGGCAGGCCATGCCCACATCTAGCTGAAGCAGAGAGGAACCACCACCCACAACACCACCTCCCCCAGATCCACCATCAGCCATTTGCAGGGATTTATTTAGACAGGAGACAGCTACAGACCGGACTGGAGAAAATGCAGCCCTTGTTTGATTACAACACAGCTGTGTGGGTCTGA
- the inka2 gene encoding PAK4-inhibitor INKA2 isoform X2 yields MKEAGDGLHAQMDSMMGALQELKLLQVQTALENLDISGRPINRGLPHPAPQAPPNVPTVTASASGKDLGTCFSHDMLEEPKPSPVPSPRPSLGSRNTISGDERSLSQNRSSLGTSSTSSSSLESESESGRSARSENDLESIPRRWSGYTAPQVDFYGPVVGNPPPEPYPHPQPPCRAQAVDLPGILYSLSREGPSLDSEYSQESADDGSDWTSSLMSRSRNRQPLVLGDNVFADLVGNWLDLPEVEREEGEEEERKKRREERITDGGADRPDTPAHPLRLSRSQEICRKFSLTTNIFKKFLRSVRPDRDKLLKERPGWMAPELPEGDLSKRPKKVAAKGSKGSFYLPFWANGQQGKGRPCPHLAEAERNHHPQHHLPQIHHQPFAGIYLDRRQLQTGLEKMQPLFDYNTAVWV; encoded by the coding sequence ATGAAAGAAGCTGGAGATGGCCTCCACGCTCAGATGGATTCAATGATGGGAGCTCTACAGGAACTTAAGCTTCTTCAAGTTCAGACTGCGCTCGAAAACCTTGATATTTCTGGTCGGCCCATTAACCGAGGACTCCCACATCCTGCTCCACAAGCTCCTCCCAACGTGCCAACTGTAACGGCTTCTGCTTCAGGGAAAGACCTCGGGACGTGCTTTAGCCACGACATGCTAGAGGAGCCCAAACCAAGTCCCGTGCCAAGTCCTAGGCCATCTCTGGGGAGCAGAAACACCATCAGTGGAGATGAGCGCAGCCTATCCCAAAACAGAAGCAGCCTCGGAACCTCATCCACTTCATCCTCCAGCCTagagagtgaaagtgaaagtggaaGAAGTGCAAGAAGTGAGAATGACCTGGAGTCTATACCCAGGCGCTGGTCTGGATACACTGCTCCACAGGTGGACTTTTACGGACCAGTCGTGGGAAACCCTCCACCGGAGCCCTACCCTCATCCGCAACCTCCGTGCCGGGCTCAGGCGGTCGACCTGCCAGGGATCCTGTACAGCCTGTCCAGAGAGGGTCCCTCTTTAGACAGTGAGTATTCCCAGGAGAGTGCAGACGACGGCAGCGACTGGACCTCTTCACTCATGAGCCGCAGCCGTAACCGGCAGCCTCTAGTGCTGGGTGACAATGTCTTTGCAGACCTCGTGGGAAACTGGCTAGACCTGCCCGAGGTGGAGAGGGAAGAAGGGGAAGAAGAAGAgcggaagaagaggagggaggagaggataACAGATGGAGGGGCGGATAGACCGGACACCCCTGCTCATCCTCTACGCCTCAGTCGCTCACAGGAGATCTGCAGGAAGTTCTCACTTACTACAAACATCTTTAAGAAGTTTCTACGCAGCGTTCGGCCAGACAGGGACAAGCTGCTGAAGGAGCGACCTGGCTGGATGGCCCCCGAGCTGCCAGAGGGGGACCTGTCCAAAAGGCCCAAGAAGGTCGCTGCTAAAGGTTCAAAAGGCAGTTTCTACTTGCCATTCTGGGCAAATGGACAGCAGGGCAAAGGCAGGCCATGCCCACATCTAGCTGAAGCAGAGAGGAACCACCACCCACAACACCACCTCCCCCAGATCCACCATCAGCCATTTGCAGGGATTTATTTAGACAGGAGACAGCTACAGACCGGACTGGAGAAAATGCAGCCCTTGTTTGATTACAACACAGCTGTGTGGGTCTGA